The proteins below come from a single Megalops cyprinoides isolate fMegCyp1 chromosome 5, fMegCyp1.pri, whole genome shotgun sequence genomic window:
- the LOC118778393 gene encoding stearoyl-CoA desaturase 5-like, with amino-acid sequence MVSVPGGSVLQNGEREASEPVRAEMHSAPEPPNGDAKDKRSKQIVWRNVILMSLLHVGAVYALFLIPKAHPLTWIWSYLCFVMTALGVTAGAHRLWSHRSYKATLPLRLFLAAANSMAFQNDIFEWSRDHRVHHKYSETDADPHNAKRGFFFAHVGWLFVRKHWDVIEKGKKLDVSDLLADPVVVFQRKYYKTSVVLMCFVLPTLVPWYFWSETLWNSYFLSSILRYTISLNVTWLVNSAAHMYGNRPYDKNISPRENRFVTFGAIGEGFHNYHHTFPFDYSASEFGFRFNPTTCFIDLMCWLGLASNRKRVSPEMIQARKLRTGDGST; translated from the exons ATGGTGAGCGTGCCGGGTGGAAGCGTTCTACAgaatggggagagggaggcgaGTGAGCCGGTCAGGGCAGAGATGCACTCGGCGCCTGAGCCTCCGAACGGGGATGCGAAGGACAAACGCAGCAAGCAAATCGTCTGGAGAAATGTGATTCTGATGAGCCTGCTGCACGTCGGCGCTGTTTATGCTCTCTTCCTCATCCCAAAGGCGCATCCTCTCACCTGGATATGGT CCTACCTGTGTTTTGTGATGACGGCGCTGGGGGTGACGGCAGGGGCCCACCGGCTCTGGAGTCACAGGTCCTACAAAGCCACGCTGCCTCTGAGGCTCTTCCTCGCCGCCGCCAACTCCATGGCCTTCCAG AATGACATCTTTGAGTGGTCACGGGATCACCGGGTCCACCACAAGTACTCCGAGACGGATGCCGACCCCCACAACGCCAAGCGCGGCTTCTTCTTTGCCCACGTGGGCTGGCTTTTCGTGCGCAAGCACTGGGACGTAATTGAGAAGGGCAAGAAGCTGGACGTCAGCGACCTCCTTGCTGACCCTGTCGTGGTGTTTCAGAGGAA ATACTACAAGACTTCTGTGGTGCTGATGTGCTTCGTTTTGCCCACACTGGTGCCATGGTACTTCTGGAGTGAGACCCTGTGGAACTCCTACTTCCTGTCCTCCATCCTGCGCTACACCATCTCCCTCAACGTCACCTGGCTGGTCAACAGCGCTGCCCACATGTATGGCAACCGGCCCTACGACAAGAACATCAGCCCACGGGAGAACCGCTTTGTCACTTTTGGAGCTATCG GCGAGGGTTTCCATAACTACCACCACACGTTCCCTTTCGACTACTCCGCCAGTGAGTTTGGGTTCCGCTTCAACCCCACCACCTGCTTTATCGACCTGATGTGCTGGCTGGGTCTGGCCAGCAACCGAAAGAGGGTATCGCCCGAAATGATCCAGGCCCGCAAGCTCCGGACAGGGGATGGAAGTACCTGA